One window from the genome of Methanobrevibacter olleyae encodes:
- a CDS encoding ATP-dependent endonuclease, with protein MDYLHKFLDVTKSQLLFSKRIIFVEGISEALLMPVFAKKLGYNLDKKGIEIVIVQGLSFRHFVPLFENNDLFFKGVIITDNDKKFVDGEESETFEKIESYEKENILEIYNAEKTFEYELLICNEDNSIILETFKKIHPIIFKEVSSSDKKKIFDIINDKSIRKADIALELSKILTNDSDYDIPNYIKEALDFICGD; from the coding sequence ATAGATTATCTTCATAAATTTTTAGATGTTACTAAGTCACAGTTATTATTTAGTAAACGGATTATATTTGTTGAAGGTATTTCAGAAGCCCTTTTAATGCCTGTTTTTGCAAAAAAATTAGGTTATAATCTAGATAAAAAAGGTATTGAAATTGTTATTGTTCAAGGATTAAGCTTTAGACATTTTGTTCCATTGTTTGAAAATAATGATCTATTTTTTAAAGGAGTGATAATTACAGATAATGATAAAAAATTTGTTGATGGTGAAGAATCAGAAACATTTGAAAAAATAGAAAGTTATGAAAAGGAAAATATTTTAGAAATCTATAATGCTGAAAAAACTTTTGAATATGAATTATTAATATGTAATGAAGATAATTCAATTATTCTTGAAACTTTTAAAAAAATTCACCCTATAATTTTTAAAGAAGTTTCTTCCTCAGATAAAAAGAAAATATTTGATATTATCAATGATAAAAGTATTAGGAAGGCCGATATTGCTTTAGAATTATCTAAAATATTAACAAATGATTCAGATTATGACATTCCTAATTATATTAAAGAAGCTTTAGATTTTATTTGCGGTGATTAA
- a CDS encoding ImmA/IrrE family metallo-endopeptidase produces MNKDYLEMNELACGFRRGWKIDMNESIDIFSLAINKIKNLTIVFKKMDNGISGACLKLDKENIMFVNSIHRKGRQAFTIAHELYHLKYDDNDFNICGVDSDDEIEKRADLFASCLLMPHGAIETYKLNNNIKKWNLDLIIDAEQYFQISHQSLLWRLRHFLNEISYDEYISYKEDISYNASIRGYDLSLYTPYLNKEYFTIGNYIKLVELAYEKDLISRGKKEELFLDAFREDIVYKFSEDESF; encoded by the coding sequence ATGAATAAGGATTACTTAGAAATGAACGAACTGGCTTGTGGATTTAGAAGAGGATGGAAAATTGATATGAATGAATCAATCGACATATTCTCACTTGCTATAAATAAAATAAAAAACTTAACTATAGTTTTTAAGAAAATGGACAATGGTATAAGTGGAGCTTGTCTAAAATTAGATAAAGAAAATATAATGTTTGTAAATTCAATCCATAGGAAAGGAAGACAGGCTTTTACAATAGCTCATGAACTGTATCATTTAAAATATGATGATAATGATTTTAATATATGTGGAGTAGATAGTGATGATGAGATAGAAAAAAGAGCAGATCTTTTTGCATCATGTTTATTAATGCCACATGGAGCAATAGAAACTTATAAACTAAATAATAATATTAAAAAATGGAATCTTGATTTAATTATAGATGCTGAACAATATTTCCAAATATCACACCAATCACTACTTTGGAGACTTAGACATTTTTTAAATGAAATTAGTTATGATGAATACATCTCATATAAAGAAGATATAAGCTATAATGCATCTATTAGAGGTTATGATTTAAGTTTATACACACCATATTTAAATAAAGAATATTTTACCATAGGAAACTATATTAAATTAGTGGAATTAGCATATGAAAAAGATTTAATATCTAGAGGTAAAAAAGAAGAGTTATTCTTAGATGCTTTTCGTGAGGATATTGTTTATAAGTTTAGTGAAGATGAATCATTTTAA
- a CDS encoding ATP-dependent helicase, producing MDWTDKQKEFLDLNKQGKFVVKACPGSGKTTCVCERIFKLLQDWDKHNSGIAVLSFTNVAKNEILNKIEKEDKSLKLGYPHFFGTLDSFLNKFIFLPFGHLVMECYQRPELVGAPFNYWSGNNDFDYFFDKITFDSKGKVVDKKKTKYFPKENWKWNQIVHMKHELKREGLATQKDANYHAMEVLKQYPKIAKALTLRFPTVIIDEVQDTSEIQMKIMDILIQNGLKDIILVGDPEQGIYEWNTANPKLMEDKYNQWEDSIKFDINFRSSQKICNFFSNLSDLNNIKSNVSFNENFSPKIIPHNYNFEEIIINFINDCTDKGINISKDSVAVLFRSKDEPKKFKIKGNSFSINDIFRKDSFFKISYTRNIILANYYLYNGNYLKSFKEFEKAYIKLKYGEIRLIKEKIFQESFNKGFSHYRKEINNFSKRFPKINENQKIDEWILNINNNLNENENELNRITLKENNKFLNNLTFDNLFDEDYNDKNELDYYVGTIHSVKGESFDAVLLILKHGGFQDKHYKTHFQEDSNLMSSEELRIVYVGMSRARKLLHVAVPYDSKDCWDKKFLKKSYQSKLF from the coding sequence ATGGATTGGACAGATAAACAAAAAGAATTTCTTGATTTAAATAAACAAGGAAAATTTGTTGTTAAAGCTTGTCCAGGTAGTGGAAAAACTACATGTGTTTGTGAAAGAATATTTAAGCTTCTTCAAGATTGGGATAAACATAATTCAGGGATAGCTGTTTTATCTTTTACTAATGTAGCAAAAAATGAAATTTTAAACAAAATAGAAAAAGAGGATAAATCCTTAAAATTAGGATATCCTCATTTTTTTGGGACTTTAGATAGTTTTTTAAATAAATTTATATTTTTACCATTTGGTCATTTAGTTATGGAGTGTTATCAACGTCCAGAATTAGTAGGAGCTCCATTTAATTATTGGTCTGGAAATAATGATTTTGATTATTTTTTTGATAAAATTACGTTTGATTCAAAAGGTAAAGTTGTGGATAAGAAAAAAACAAAATATTTTCCTAAAGAAAATTGGAAATGGAATCAAATTGTTCATATGAAACATGAATTAAAGAGAGAAGGACTTGCTACTCAAAAAGATGCTAATTATCATGCTATGGAAGTTCTGAAACAATACCCTAAGATTGCTAAAGCATTAACATTAAGATTTCCAACTGTAATAATTGATGAAGTACAAGATACAAGTGAAATTCAAATGAAAATTATGGATATATTAATTCAAAATGGGTTAAAAGATATTATATTAGTTGGAGATCCAGAACAAGGAATATATGAATGGAATACAGCTAACCCTAAATTAATGGAGGATAAATATAATCAATGGGAAGATTCTATAAAATTTGATATCAATTTTAGAAGTTCCCAAAAAATATGTAATTTTTTCTCAAATTTATCAGATTTAAATAATATTAAATCTAATGTTTCATTTAATGAAAATTTCTCTCCAAAAATTATTCCTCATAATTATAACTTTGAAGAAATTATAATCAATTTTATTAATGATTGTACAGATAAAGGAATAAATATTTCTAAAGATTCTGTTGCAGTTTTATTTAGAAGTAAAGATGAACCAAAAAAATTTAAAATAAAAGGTAATAGTTTCTCTATAAACGATATTTTTCGAAAAGATAGTTTTTTTAAGATATCCTATACGAGAAATATAATTTTAGCTAATTATTATTTATATAATGGTAATTATCTAAAAAGTTTTAAAGAATTTGAGAAAGCTTATATTAAATTAAAATATGGTGAAATAAGATTGATTAAAGAAAAAATTTTTCAAGAATCATTTAATAAAGGATTTTCTCACTATAGAAAGGAGATAAATAATTTTTCTAAAAGATTCCCCAAAATAAACGAAAATCAAAAGATAGATGAATGGATTTTGAATATTAATAATAATTTAAATGAAAATGAAAATGAACTTAATAGAATTACATTAAAAGAAAATAATAAATTCTTAAATAATTTAACATTTGATAATTTATTTGATGAAGATTATAATGATAAAAATGAATTAGATTATTATGTAGGTACTATTCATAGTGTTAAAGGAGAATCCTTTGATGCTGTTTTGTTAATTTTAAAACATGGTGGATTTCAAGATAAACATTATAAAACTCATTTTCAAGAGGATTCTAATTTAATGAGTAGTGAAGAATTAAGAATTGTTTATGTGGGTATGTCTAGGGCAAGAAAACTTTTACATGTTGCAGTTCCTTATGATTCGAAAGATTGCTGGGATAAAAAATTTTTAAAAAAATCATATCAATCTAAATTATTTTGA
- a CDS encoding PIN domain-containing protein has translation MKPAFYDTDCLSCFIVINDTSILEELFDCIYLPYEVYDEFNRPNTQNLKNRVDKLIEKAFVKILDFDTDSEEYFHFMELSSEYFIDKPIGKGEAAVIAYAKKHNGIVASNNTRDVMPYVEKYNLERITTGDILVMAFENGIITEKEGNEIWSSMLKWNRWLSEKDFTSYLHKNK, from the coding sequence ATGAAGCCTGCTTTTTATGATACTGATTGTTTAAGTTGTTTTATTGTAATAAATGATACATCAATATTAGAAGAATTATTTGATTGCATTTATCTTCCTTATGAAGTTTATGATGAATTTAATAGGCCGAACACACAAAATCTTAAAAATAGGGTGGACAAACTAATTGAAAAAGCTTTTGTTAAGATATTAGATTTTGATACAGACAGTGAGGAATATTTTCACTTTATGGAATTATCTTCTGAATATTTTATAGATAAGCCTATAGGAAAAGGGGAAGCAGCAGTTATTGCATATGCTAAAAAGCATAATGGGATTGTAGCAAGTAACAATACAAGAGATGTAATGCCTTATGTAGAAAAATATAATTTAGAGAGAATTACTACAGGAGATATTTTAGTGATGGCTTTTGAAAATGGGATCATTACAGAAAAAGAAGGAAATGAGATTTGGTCTAGTATGTTAAAATGGAACAGGTGGCTATCAGAAAAAGATTTTACTAGTTATTTACATAAGAATAAATAA
- a CDS encoding helix-turn-helix domain-containing protein, which translates to MAETVGERLKKLRNANNFTQNQIAEYLGFKQGQIAKLENNERKLKGSSVIRLSNLYRCSPEYITLGIGEYSKTNLAFRSDKKNLSLEDISDMNRIINNLEFLSRITNK; encoded by the coding sequence ATGGCTGAAACAGTAGGTGAGAGATTAAAAAAATTAAGAAACGCAAACAATTTCACTCAAAACCAAATAGCAGAATATCTTGGATTTAAACAAGGTCAAATAGCTAAATTAGAAAACAATGAAAGAAAGTTAAAAGGCAGTTCTGTAATAAGACTATCAAATCTTTATAGATGCTCTCCAGAATATATTACATTAGGTATTGGAGAATATTCCAAAACTAATTTGGCATTTAGATCTGATAAGAAAAATCTATCATTGGAAGATATTTCAGATATGAATAGGATAATTAATAATTTAGAATTCTTATCAAGAATTACAAATAAATAA